From Chitinophaga sp. H8, one genomic window encodes:
- a CDS encoding tyrosine-type recombinase/integrase, whose protein sequence is MNSEIILETFEKRLLMQRYAGNTIRSYKDYASIFLKHVSKYPSLEEIPLSDIEAFINEKVQNGKISVSYQKGLVGAIKKMYELILDKKIQLYYLYPKRSFSKLPKFFSKEEVRNILDNTQNLKHKAILMTIYSCGLRLSELLNLKIKDIKSSDGIIRIHQSKGNKDRIVSLPDKLLATLRHYYQAFKPKEYLFEGERGGKYSERSVQLILKKALIKANVQSEGSVHTLRHSYATHLIQSGIDIRIVKELLGHENIKTTMIYTHITDIDKQKTPSPLDFL, encoded by the coding sequence ATGAATAGCGAAATCATACTTGAAACCTTCGAAAAGAGATTGCTGATGCAGAGATATGCTGGCAATACCATTAGATCGTACAAGGATTACGCTAGTATATTTCTTAAACATGTTAGCAAATATCCCTCCCTTGAAGAAATTCCACTGTCAGATATTGAGGCGTTTATAAACGAAAAAGTTCAAAATGGGAAAATTAGTGTTTCCTATCAAAAAGGATTAGTGGGCGCAATCAAGAAGATGTACGAACTGATATTGGACAAAAAAATCCAACTGTATTACTTATACCCGAAACGATCATTTTCTAAATTACCTAAATTCTTTTCAAAAGAAGAAGTAAGAAATATTCTCGATAACACTCAAAATCTAAAACACAAGGCTATTCTGATGACAATCTATAGTTGTGGACTACGTCTTAGCGAACTGTTGAATCTCAAAATCAAAGACATAAAATCTTCCGATGGAATTATCAGAATCCATCAAAGCAAAGGTAATAAAGATCGGATTGTATCATTACCAGACAAATTGCTGGCGACTTTGAGACATTATTATCAAGCATTCAAGCCAAAGGAGTACCTCTTCGAAGGTGAGAGGGGTGGCAAGTATAGCGAACGAAGTGTACAGTTGATTCTGAAAAAAGCATTGATCAAAGCAAATGTTCAGTCGGAAGGCTCTGTACATACATTGCGACATTCTTATGCCACACATTTAATCCAATCAGGTATCGATATCCGAATTGTAAAAGAGTTATTGGGTCATGAAAATATAAAAACGACTATGATCTACACTCATATCACTGACATAGACAAGCAAAAGACTCCTAGCCCTCTTGATTTTTTATAA